A region from the Kribbella shirazensis genome encodes:
- a CDS encoding maleylpyruvate isomerase family mycothiol-dependent enzyme, with protein sequence MALNDVRATADELLAVTADLDDATARGASALPGWSRGHVITHIANFSEAMTRQVEEALQGRLIEVYDGGRPGRDAAIEAGADRPADELRSHLTQAVTTLLAAWDKVGPTDWPLPILHRNSNLSAGLQATWRELTVHTTDLDLGITPATWSEDFCLHLLDFLRPRTPEGIHLIFQFPTTTWDNGTGEDITLEGSITDLTAWYAGRPAPGPITGPAPELLPWP encoded by the coding sequence GTGGCCCTGAACGACGTACGCGCGACGGCCGACGAACTGCTCGCCGTGACGGCGGACCTGGACGACGCGACCGCCCGCGGCGCCTCCGCTCTCCCCGGGTGGTCGCGCGGTCATGTGATCACGCACATCGCCAACTTCTCCGAGGCGATGACGCGCCAGGTCGAGGAGGCGCTGCAGGGACGCCTGATCGAGGTGTACGACGGCGGCCGCCCGGGACGGGACGCCGCGATCGAGGCCGGCGCCGACCGCCCCGCCGACGAGCTCAGGTCCCACCTGACGCAGGCCGTCACCACGTTGCTCGCCGCCTGGGACAAGGTCGGCCCGACCGATTGGCCGCTCCCGATCCTGCACCGCAACAGCAACCTCTCAGCGGGCCTGCAAGCCACCTGGCGCGAACTCACCGTCCACACCACGGACCTCGACCTCGGCATCACGCCCGCCACCTGGTCCGAGGACTTCTGCCTGCACCTGCTCGACTTCCTCCGCCCCCGCACTCCCGAGGGCATCCACCTGATCTTCCAGTTCCCCACCACAACCTGGGACAACGGCACCGGCGAAGACATCACCCTCGAAGGCTCCATCACCGACCTCACCGCCTGGTACGCCGGCCGCCCGGCACCGGGCCCCATCACAGGCCCGGCGCCAGAACTCCTGCCCTGGCCATGA
- a CDS encoding pyridoxal 5'-phosphate synthase has product MTDLRSRLRAVPTLTGSPPDWDPARSPDTPHELFVDWLLSAIDQDVPEPCATTLSTVRADGRPNARVLILKNVTDDGWQFASSSTSRKGEELAASPYAALTFYWIPIGRQVRVTGRVRPAAPEESAQDFLARPVAARAEALVGRQSAVLTDRAEIDVAVKEQQDRIAATPDLVAPNWTLYTLHADEVEFWQADPGRRHLRLQYRLDDTWTKELLWP; this is encoded by the coding sequence GTGACCGACCTCCGCAGCCGGCTGCGTGCCGTGCCGACGCTGACCGGGAGCCCACCCGACTGGGATCCCGCGCGATCCCCCGACACCCCGCACGAGCTGTTCGTCGACTGGCTGCTGAGCGCGATCGACCAGGACGTGCCCGAGCCCTGCGCCACCACGCTCTCGACGGTCCGCGCCGACGGCCGGCCCAACGCACGCGTGCTGATCCTGAAGAACGTGACCGACGACGGCTGGCAGTTCGCGTCGTCGTCGACCAGCCGCAAGGGCGAGGAGCTGGCCGCCTCGCCGTACGCCGCTCTCACGTTCTACTGGATCCCGATCGGTCGCCAGGTCCGCGTCACAGGCCGAGTCCGGCCCGCCGCGCCGGAGGAATCGGCGCAGGACTTCCTGGCCCGTCCCGTCGCCGCCCGGGCGGAGGCGCTCGTCGGCCGGCAGAGCGCAGTACTCACGGATCGCGCCGAGATCGACGTCGCGGTCAAGGAACAGCAGGACCGCATCGCAGCCACCCCGGACCTGGTCGCGCCGAACTGGACGCTGTACACGCTGCACGCCGACGAGGTCGAGTTCTGGCAGGCCGACCCGGGTCGCCGCCACCTGCGACTGCAATACCGCCTGGACGACACCTGGACGAAGGAGTTGCTGTGGCCCTGA
- a CDS encoding CGNR zinc finger domain-containing protein, whose amino-acid sequence MTALALALATTIKHDGYGGIADLLSTPEEATTWLVDHEHLVTHLLGPTHPAARGSGRFVRPDRPEIVPDRPDTVLHGELLRMRRAVRALFARAVAPGPPSTADADRLMDVDSALRLVNRAARRLGTRELEWPDGGAPVTRRVSRTQDPVELLIGAIGRSTIDFLTGPDRERLRACPAARCVKYFLQDDPRQTWCSPACGNRERVNRHYRKRTAG is encoded by the coding sequence ATGACCGCGCTTGCCCTGGCCCTCGCCACCACCATCAAGCACGACGGATACGGCGGCATCGCGGACCTCCTGTCGACGCCGGAGGAGGCGACCACCTGGCTGGTGGACCACGAGCACCTGGTCACCCACCTCCTCGGCCCCACCCACCCCGCCGCCCGGGGGTCGGGGAGGTTTGTGCGCCCGGATCGGCCAGAAATCGTCCCGGACAGGCCGGACACCGTCCTCCACGGCGAGCTGCTCCGCATGCGGCGGGCGGTGCGGGCGCTGTTCGCGCGGGCGGTGGCGCCTGGGCCGCCCAGCACGGCGGATGCTGATCGACTGATGGACGTGGACTCGGCGCTGCGCCTGGTCAACCGGGCGGCGCGCCGACTGGGGACCAGGGAACTGGAGTGGCCCGACGGCGGTGCACCGGTCACGCGCCGCGTGTCCCGCACGCAGGATCCTGTCGAGTTGCTGATCGGAGCCATCGGGCGGTCGACGATCGACTTCCTCACCGGCCCGGACCGCGAGCGCCTGCGGGCGTGTCCGGCGGCGCGGTGTGTGAAGTACTTCCTGCAGGACGATCCGCGGCAGACCTGGTGCTCGCCGGCCTGCGGGAACCGCGAGCGGGTGAACCGCCACTACCGGAAGCGGACGGCCGGATAG